In Miscanthus floridulus cultivar M001 chromosome 5, ASM1932011v1, whole genome shotgun sequence, one genomic interval encodes:
- the LOC136453828 gene encoding lysine-specific demethylase JMJ705-like — protein MASSQGESVPPWLKSLPLAPEFRPTAAEFADPIAYLLKIEPAAAPFGICKIVPPLPPPPKRTTLGNLSRSFAALHPDDPTPTFPTRHQQLGLCPRRPRPALKPVWLSSHCYTLPKFEAKAGASRKALLVRLSVPASKQLSPLDVEALFWRSSADRPVVVEYASDMPGSGFAPCAARPTQLPAANVGETAWNMRGVARSPASLLRFLREEVPGVTSPMLYVGMMFSWFAWHVEDHDLHSLNYMHYGAPKTWYGVPRDAALAFEEVVRVHGYGGEVNSLETFAMLGDKTTVMSPEVLVDSGIPCCRLVQNAGEFVVTFPGAYHSGFSHGFNCGEASNLATPEWLRVAKEAAVRRASINRPPMVSHYQLLYELALSLCLRDPSNGAMEPRSCRLKEKKKSEGDQLIKKIFVQNVIEDNKLLGHFLSDGSPCIILPVNYNDGSPLSTLLSKFQSTTDSRISHDQCSKTEAPKDSRCVPMDGADKNWELSSSNKISLSICSGKTVPPTTCIHDCANVSGSSYAHNAECDKGDIYSAAGLLDQGLLSCVTCGILSFSCVAVIKPRECAAKWLMTADSSLINDRLASSGEHHIYASQGSDSEMNGNSIISDADAAPLNGHSALDLLVSAYGDPSDSDEDVMNKKNQVPDVSNELINHTFESQPNTSNNGDCDGTKVSSSSKERQQGPTSQSSKCIGNSNTLNGPKGVRTRNKDLLKMVLSEGFQPKDIYSEMHKKVQCEPSSSNKTSTESPCGTDYHVSHNSATICMDSNRGSTTMVNNLVTSVVKPDKDSSRMHVFCLEHAIEVEKQLQAIGGANIFLLCRPEYPRIEVEAKLLAEEMKFEYDWKDILFKEATIEGREKIQEVVRDEEAIPTNSDWAVKLGINLYYSANLAKSPLYNMQVPYNRVIYEAFGYGSPNDSPVKLKTYSRRQVRAKKIVLAGRWCGKVWMSNQVHPYLADRIKIHEPEEIDETFPSDQKSNAEPVEDSSREAASTRKSSSRAIEGKTSKREKEPLEKANVKKPKFTEEDNSKSLEGTAEASTQKIKSRTVLEKISKEKEHVEKANTKKLKHTEKVISEALKGPSEASFPAPAGMVFRSSSRIANKKSMLKSKMEEEDNGSANRPKSKVEDDKDNPAGRSRAKSLSQKTKVDAKKKTKETRAEKRKSPSPASQEDEEEQPYDVEGCSITKQRLSLHKKGAKIEEKQQMEKSRYRGRAPPSSPKRKEEYACDIEGCSMSFGTKQALSLHKNDICPEKGCCRKFFSHKYLLQHRKVHTDDRPLKCPWKGCSMAFKWPWARTEHMRVHTGDRPYVCPEPECGQTFRFVSDFSRHKRRTGHAGMPAKKAKAKK, from the exons ATGGCGTCCTCGCAGGGGGAGTCGGTGCCCCCGTGGCTCAAGTCCCTCCCTCTGGCGCCCGAGTTCCGCCCCACCGCTGCCGAGTTCGCCGACCCcatcgcctacctcctcaagatCGAGCCCGCCGCGGCGCCCTTCGGCATTTGCAAGATCGTGCCACCGCTCCCGCCGCCGCCCAAGCGGACCACGCTCGGTAACCTCTCCCGCTCCTTCGCCGCGCTCCACCCGGACGATCCCACCCCGACATTCCCCACCCGGCACCAGCAGCTTGGCCTCTGCCCGCGCCGCCCGCGGCCCGCGCTCAAGCCCGTGTGGCTCTCCTCCCACTGCTACACGCTCCCCAAGTTCGAGGCCAAGGCTGGCGCCTCCCGGAAGGCGCTGCTCGTGCGCCTCAGCGTCCCCGCCTCCAAGCAGCTCTCGCCGCTCGACGTCGAGGCGCTCTTCTGGCGCTCATCGGCCGACCGCCCCGTCGTCGTGGAGTACGCCAGCGACATGCCTGGCTCCGGGTTCGCCCCCTGCGCCGCCCGCCCGACGCAGCTGCCCGCGGCGAACGTGGGCGAGACGGCGTGGAACATGCGCGGCGTCGCCAGGAGCCCCGCTTCTCTGCTGCGCTTCTTGCGGGAGGAGGTGCCCGGGGTCACGTCGCCGATGCTCTACGTCGGCATGATGTTCAGTTGGTTCGCCTGGCATGTTGAGGACCACGACCTGCACAGCCTCAACTACATGCATTACGGGGCTCCCAAGACGTGGTACGGGGTGCCGCGCGACGCTGCACTTGCCTTCGAGGAGGTGGTGCGCGTCCATGGATATGGCGGGGAGGTGAACTCCTTAG AAACCTTTGCAATGCTGGGTGATAAGACGACGGTGATGTCCCCTGAAGTGCTCGTGGATTCAGGGATTCCCTGTTGCAG ATTAGTTCAGAATGCAGGGGAGTTCGTGGTTACTTTCCCCGGAGCATATCACAGCGGGTTCAGTCATG GGTTCAATTGTGGGGAAGCATCAAATTTAGCCACTCCTGAATGGTTGAGAGTTGCAAAAGAGGCAGCAGTCCGCAGAGCTTCCATCAATCGTCCTCCCATGGTTTCGCACTATCAGTTGCTCTATGAACTTGCGCTGTCATTATGCTTGAG GGATCCATCAAATGGAGCTATGGAACCACGAAGCTGTAGattgaaggagaagaagaaaagtgaaggggaccaattgatcaaaaagataTTTGTGCAAAATGTTATTGAAGACAATAAACTACTTGGTCATTTTCTAAGTGATGGGTCTCCTTGCATTATTCTTCCAGTCAATTACAATGATGGCTCTCCACTATCAACTTTGCTCTCAAAATTTCAGTCAACAACTGATTCCAGGATATCGCATGACCAGTGCAGTAAGACAGAAGCTCCGAAAGACTCAAGATGCGTACCAATGGATGGGGCTGACAAGAACTGGGAATTGTCGTCATCCAACAAAATTTCATTGTCAATCTGCTCGGGAAAGACAGTCCCACCTACAACGTGCATACATGACTGTGCAAACGTGTCTGGCTCATCATATGCACATAATGCAGAATGTGACAAGGGGGATATTTACAGTGCTGCTGGGCTTTTAGACCAGGGTTTATTATCCTGTGTCACTTGCGGGATTTTGAGTTTTTCATGTGTGGCAGTGATCAAACCAAGGGAGTGTGCAGCAAAATGGTTGATGACTGCTGATTCTAGTTTGATCAACGATCGACTTGCTAGTTCTGGAGAACATCATATATATGCATCACAAG GATCAGATTCTGAAATGAATGGCAATAGTATAatttctgatgctgatgctgCGCCTCTCAATGGGCATTCTGCTCTTGATCTTTTGGTATCAGCTTATGGAGATCCATCAGATTCTGATGAAGATGTTATGAACAAAAAAAATCAGGTCCCTGATGTCTCCAACGAATTAATAAATCACACATTTGAATCACAACCCAATACTTCAAATAATGGTGATTGTGATGGAACAAAGGTGTCCTCAAGTAGTAAAGAACGTCAACAAGGACCAACCTCCCAGAGCTCAAAGTGTATTGGTAACTCAAACACCTTGAATGGACCAAAAGGTGTTCGCACTAGAAATAAGGATCTACTTAAGATGGTGCTTTCTGAAGGTTTTCAACCAAAAGATATATATTCAGAGATGCATAAGAAGGTTCAGTGTGAACCATCAAGCTCAAACAAGACTTCAACGGAGAGTCCTTGTGGCACAGATTATCATGTTAGCCATAACAGTGCTACAATCTGTATGGACAGCAACAGAGGCTCTACGACTATGGTGAACAACTTAGTTACATCAGTTGTGAAACCTGATAAGGATTCATCAAGAATGCATGTATTTTGTCTTGAACATGCTATTGAGGTCGAGAAGCAACTTCAAGCTATTGGTGGTGccaatatttttcttttatgccGTCCGG AATATCCCAGAATAGAAGTAGAAGCAAAATTGCTGGCTGAAGAAATGAAATTTGAGTATGATTGGAAGGATATTCTTTTCAAAGAGGCCACTATCGAGGGTAGGGAGAAGATACAGGAAGTTGTGCGGGATGAGGAAGCAATACCAACAAATAGTGATTGGGCTGTAAAACTGGGCATTAATCTTTACTATAGTGCTAATCTTGCTAAGTCTCCTTTATACAACATGCAAGTGCCATACAATAGAGTTATCTATGAGGCATTTGGCTACGGTTCTCCCAATGACTCACCAGTAAAGCTGAAGACTTATTCCAGAAGGCAAGTCCGGGCAAAGAAAATAGTCTTGGCTGGCAGGTGGTGTGGGAAAGTATGGATGTCAAACCAGGTTCATCCATACCTGGCTGACAGAATCAAAATTCATGAGCCGGAAGAAATTGATGAAACCTTCCCTTCTGATCAGAAATCCAATGCTGAACCTGTTGAAGATTCAAGTAGAGAGGCAGCCTCCACAAGAAAGAGTAGCAGCAGAGCAATCGAAGGAAAAACAAGCAAGAGGGAGAAAGAACCATTGGAGAAAGCTAATGTCAAGAAGCCAAAATTTACTGAAGAGGACAATTCCAAATCATTAGAAGGTACTGCTGAAGCCTCCACACAGAAGATAAAGAGCAGAACAGTTCTAGAAAAAATAAGCAAGGAGAAAGAACATGTGGAGAAAGCAAATACCAAGAAGCTAAAACATACTGAAAAGGTCATTTCGGAAGCACTAAAAGGTCCTTCAGAAGCCTCCTTCCCTGCACCTGCTGGGATGGTATTCCGCAGTAGCTCTAGGATTGCCAATAAGAAAAGCATGTTGAAATCAAAGATGGAAGAAGAGGATAATGGCTCAGCTAACCGTCCAAAGTcaaaggttgaagatgacaaagataACCCTGCTGGCCGTTCAAGAGCAAAATCACTAAGTCAAAAGACTAAAGTAGACGCGAAGAAGAAAACAAAGGAAACTAGAGCAGAAAAGCGAAAGTCTCCTAGTCCAGCTTCTCAGGAGGATGAAGAAGAGCAGCCATATGATGTTGAGGGATGTTCTATCACTAAACAACGGCTGTCTTTACATAAGAAGGGGGCTAAAATAGAAGAAAAGCAGCAAATGGAGAAATCTAGATACAGAGGAAGGGCTCCCCCAAGTTCTCCAAAGCGCAAGGAAGAGTATGCGTGCGACATTGAAGGCTGTTCCATGAGTTTTGGCACAAAACAGGCGCTGTCTCTGCATAAGAATGATATCTGCCCAGAGAAGGGCTGTTGCAGGAAGTTCTTCTCGCACAAGTATCTGCTGCAGCACCGCAAGGTTCACACCGATGACCGTCCACTGAAATGCCCGTGGAAGGGCTGCAGCATGGCGTTCAAGTGGCCATGGGCTAGGACAGAGCACATGAGGGTTCACACGGGTGACAGGCCCTATGTTTGCCCTGAACCAGAGTGCGGGCAGACATTCAGGTTCGTCTCTGATTTCAGCCGCCACAAGCGCAGGACAGGCCATGCAGGCATGCCAGCCAAGAAAGCGAAAGCAAAGAAGTGA
- the LOC136453829 gene encoding cysteine endopeptidase Rep1-like, with product MAQLAKALLLVALVVVSAVELCRAIEFDERDLASDEALWDLYERWQTHHRVHRHHGEKGRRFGTFKENVRFIHAHNKRGDRPYRLRLNRFGDMGREEFRSTFADSRINDLRRAESPAAPAVPGFMYDDVTDLPRSVDWRKEGAVTAVKDQGHCGSCWAFSTVVAVEGINAIRTGSLVSLSEQELIDCDTDENGCQGGLMENAFEFIKSYGGITTESAYPYHASNGTCDSVRARRGRVVSIDGHHMVPTGSEDALAKAVANQPVSVAIDAGGQAFQFYSEGVFTGDCGTDLDHGVAAVGYGVSDDGTAYWIVKNSWGPSWGEGGYIRMQRGNGKGGLCGIAMEASFPVKTSPNPARKPRRALISRGTSSQ from the coding sequence ATGGCGCAGCTCGCTAAGGCGCTTCTCCTTGTGGCCCTGGTGGTCGTGTCGGCGGTGGAGCTGTGCCGCGCCATCGAGTTCGACGAGCGGGACCTGGCGTCGGACGAGGCGCTGTGGGACCTGTACGAGCGGTGGCAGACGCACCACCGGGTGCACCGGCACCACGGCGAGAAGGGCCGCCGGTTCGGGACCTTCAAGGAGAACGTGCGCTTCATCCACGCGCACAACAAGCGCGGCGACCGACCCTACCGCCTCCGCCTGAACCGCTTCGGCGACATGGGCCGGGAGGAGTTCCGCTCCACGTTCGCCGACTCCCGCATCAACGACCTCCGCCGGGCGGAGTCCCCCGCGGCGCCGGCCGTGCCGGGGTTCATGTACGACGACGTCACCGACCTGCCGCGGTCCGTGGACTGGCGGAAGGAGGGCGCGGTGACCGCCGTCAAGGACCAGGGCCACTGCGGCAGCTGCTGGGCTTTCTCCACGGTGGTGGCCGTGGAGGGCATCAACGCGATCCGGACGGGGAGCCTGGTGTCGCTGTCGGAGCAGGAGCTGATCGACTGCGATACGGACGAGAACGGGTGCCAGGGCGGGCTCATGGAGAACGCCTTCGAGTTCATCAAGTCCTACGGCGGCATCACCACCGAGTCCGCGTACCCGTACCACGCCTCCAACGGCACCTGCGACAGCGTGCGGGCCCGGCGCGGGCGCGTGGTGTCGATCGACGGCCACCATATGGTGCCAACCGGCAGCGAGGACGCGCTGGCCAAGGCCGTGGCGAACCAGCCGGTGTCCGTGGCCATCGACGCGGGTGGCCAGGCGTTCCAGTTCTACTCGGAGGGCGTGTTCACTGGCGATTGCGGCACGGACCTGGACCACGGCGTCGCCGCGGTTGGCTACGGCGTCAGCGACGACGGCACGGCCTACTGGATCGTCAAGAACTCGTGGGGCCCCTCCTGGGGCGAGGGCGGCTACATCCGGATGCAGCGCGGCAACGGCAAAGGCGGCCTCTGCGGCATCGCCATGGAGGCGTCCTTCCCCGTCAAGACCTCGCCCAACCCGGCGCGCAAGCCCCGCCGCGCGCTCATCTCCAGGGGCACCTCCTCCCAGTGA